A window of Miscanthus floridulus cultivar M001 chromosome 12, ASM1932011v1, whole genome shotgun sequence genomic DNA:
tacttagaaaagccaaaacgatttACATTTAAAAGGGAGGGAGAGTAGTTATATAGTGAAAgtatgtatctaaacataatgtatatctagatgcatagtattgtatctagaaaagccacgACGACCTAAATttagaatagaggaagtatttatatatatattgtgaaagTATATATCATGAATCGGATCTATTCATATTAAAATTGTTCTCAATTCATATGAACTTAACATGTTGGTAGTCGTAGTCATCAGAGTTTTAAAAAAAGTGTAACATAGAagttagaaagaaaaaaaaaacctagaTGTACTTCATTGATATAGGACGAAACCTAGCAATAGAAGCTTGTTAACCCAACAAAGCACACCAAAAAATCGTTACCATGCATTGTCGCTAATAACCAGGCCCATGGCAAGGTGAAGTATGTGTGCTGGGCCACAAGAACGCTGACCTGGCCCAGCCCAAAAGGGACGCCGACTAAGATGCTTCGGGACTCGGGAGATCTCTCCCGCCATCAGGTCGTTAGCCGCGCGGCAAAGCCTCTGCAACAACCTCGAACCCTCTCGAGCTCGTCGAACCTTCTCGCTCGCCACCGCGCTCCATTCTCCAAGTCCCTCACCACCCTATAAATGTGCCCCGCCTCGCCGCGCCGTCACCATCGCGTCATACCAATTACCAAGCGAAGGCACGTACACTAGCTAGCTAGGAAGAGCGCAGAAGAAGGAAGCGGCGGCAACTTTGGCTTGCGGATCAGATCTTGAAAAAATCTTGGCGAGTGTCGACCTTAATCGGGTGGAGTTTCTTGCTCACTCATCGTCGAGTTCTGTTCGATTGAAGTTTGAAGTGCGCACGCACCGAAGCCGTCGGGTTCGTGACGATGTCGAGGACAGCCGCAGCGTTCGCGCTCGCGTGCCTCGCCgtgacggcggcggcgctggcggacGGCGCGCTGCTCCCGTGGTTCGGCGACGGCAGGCGCGGGGGCGACGAGGCCGCGGCGGCGTCGGTGTCGCCGCTGTCCGACGTGGGCCTCCTGGCGGACCCGTTCCGGATCCTGGAGCACGTCCCCTTCGGGTTCGACGGGGACGACGTGGCCATGGTGTCCATGGCGCGCGTGGACTGGCGCGAGACCCCCGACGCGCACGAGATCGTGGTGGACGTGCCCGGGATGCGCAAGGAGGACCTGAAGATCGAGGTTGAGGACAACCGGGTGCTGCGCGTcagcggcgagcggcggcgcgcgGAGGAGCGCAGGGGCTACCACTGGCACCGCGAGGAGCGCTCCTACGGCAGGTTCTGGCGCCAGTTCCGCCTCCCCGAGAACGCCGACCTCGACTCCGTCGCCGCCAGCCTCGACAACGGCGTCCTCACCGTGCGGTTCCGGAAGCTGGCCCCCGAGCAGATCAAGGGCCCGCGCGTCGTCAGGATCGCCAGGGGAGACGGTGACGGCGACGCCAAGAAGAGCATCGGCGGCGCTGGCGCCGGGGATGATCAGCAGGCCAAGAAGGTGGAGCTCTGAACAGTGAAATGAGGGAGATGGCTCATGGCTGTGCCTAGTATGTGTGCTCGCGCATGTTTTTTTGTGTGGTCTATATGTTATGGGTACTACACGACGTATATCCACTTGTATGGAGAGGAACAGTGTGCGATGTTGACTGAGGAATAAAAACCTTCAGTACTAGATCTTCAACTCAAAACACAGTTACTGATGATCTTGCGAGActgagggttttttttttttttgacaaattgGTAACTGCATTTGAAAATCTGAAAGTAACGTGGGAAATTTTATGCGACTGCGCTATAAACATCTCCATATATACGCTTCAAGTGGTTTGGACCCCGTCCACGCACAGCATCTGAGATGGACTCGTTCACATCGTTGGGCGACATGGGCGGAGCTAGATCCGATCGCCACGGCCGCCTCGACGCCTATAAGGACGAAGTCGTGTTTTTTTCTTCTCAAAAGCACGAGTTCCTTCTCAAATCTCctgaactcctctccttcctacCAACACCACCATAATTGCCAGCTTTCCATCCTGCGGTGCGCGGCTTCTTGTGGCGGCAGCGCCGGCGGCTCGGGCTGGCATTCGATCGGAGGCAAAGGCAACCGTGTGGTGAGAGCCTTTGATCCCTCCCTTATTATCGCAGCAGGAGACTTGCTTTGTCTGCACAATTTCTCTGGCTAAGTGTTTACATATTGTTTTTAAGCCGGTCGTTTGCTATAATCTGCGTTCTTCTGGGTTCAGAAATATGCATGTTCAATTTAGCTGTAGGCCAACAGCCTTCCTTGGTTAGCCTGACTTGTGTTCAACTTTGGTTCTTAGTTAGTTGTGCTATACTACTATTGGTAACAATAGTGCGATGCGATTACTCCTGCTGTTACTGGTAATTGCTCGACTATTTTCTGCCTTATTGCGATGCGATTAATCTCGTAATGCCTAACGACCCAGCAGATAGATAGATTTGGGTCCCGTCAACCCGGCATGTGGCAAGCCCCATGTGCCCGGCGTCGCCGAGCCGAAGGTCAGGCACCAGTGTTGG
This region includes:
- the LOC136498429 gene encoding 23.2 kDa heat shock protein-like, with protein sequence MSRTAAAFALACLAVTAAALADGALLPWFGDGRRGGDEAAAASVSPLSDVGLLADPFRILEHVPFGFDGDDVAMVSMARVDWRETPDAHEIVVDVPGMRKEDLKIEVEDNRVLRVSGERRRAEERRGYHWHREERSYGRFWRQFRLPENADLDSVAASLDNGVLTVRFRKLAPEQIKGPRVVRIARGDGDGDAKKSIGGAGAGDDQQAKKVEL